From Scatophagus argus isolate fScaArg1 chromosome 2, fScaArg1.pri, whole genome shotgun sequence, a single genomic window includes:
- the LOC124050891 gene encoding syntaxin-10, which produces MSIEDPFFVVKGEVQKALSRARGLYDRWEELLQDGTQVSRDELDWSTNELRNCLRAIDWDLEDLSETINIVESNPGKFRLGESELQERKDFVERTRTSIQEMKQQLSSPSAVAQAEKKNRQALLTSSGQDRSTGLEAHMVSANSRYIEEQQEQQQLIMQEQDEQLELVSGSIRVLKDMSGRIGDELDEQAVMLGDFGDEMDQTSSRMDSVLKKLEKVSHMTSSRRQWCAIGVLVAIMIVVFILFFAL; this is translated from the exons ATGTCGATAGAAGACCCATTTTTCGTTGTGAAGGG ggaGGTGCAGAAGGCCCTCTCTCGTGCTCGGGGCCTGTATGATAGAtgggaggagctgctgcaggatggAACACAG GTAAGTCGCGATGAGCTCGACTGGAGTACCAATGAACTGAGGAACTGTCTGAGGGCCATAGACTGGGACCTGGAGGATCTCAGTGAGACCATCA ATATTGTGGAGTCGAACCCGGGGAAGTTCAGGCTGGGAGAAAGTGAACTTCAGGAGAGGAAAGACTTTGTGGAGCGAACCAGGACGTCCATCCAG gagatGAAGCAGCAGTTGTCCAGCCCTTCTGCTGTGGCtcaggcagagaagaagaacagacaG GCTCTGCTGACTTCTTCAGGTCAGGACCGGTCGACCGGACTGGAGGCTCATATGGTGTCTGCAAACTCCAGATACATCGAGGAGCAACAAGAGCAACAGCAG tTGATCATGCAGGAGCAGGACGAGCAGCTGGAGTTGGTGTCGGGCAGCATCAGAGTCCTAAAAGACATGTCAGGTCGCATCGGGGACGAGCTCGATGAGCAGGCtgt CATGTTGGGGGATTTCGGAGACGAGATGGACCAGACGTCGTCCCGCATGGACTCGGTcctgaagaagctggagaaggTGTCTCACATGACCAGCA GTCGCAGGCAGTGGTGTGCCATCGGCGTGCTGGTCGCCATCATGATCGTtgtcttcatcctcttcttcgCTCTCTGA
- the ier2b gene encoding immediate early response 2b, with the protein MSATTAMEVNAEARRILAVSISKLYASRTQRGGLRLHRSLLLSMVMRSARDIYHSSRESEGTSGAPPTQEEPMDVSSNPGEQTGLPEPAQPEPQPALSPAEPPPEEPASAEEDSDSEMTEDKENLSPSRQSRKRRGKASAAPDFLPSKRARLEPGEERYAAPLGSCRAGAGESLAALSLNRVIPAC; encoded by the coding sequence ATGAGTGCCACGACCGCCATGGAAGTCAACGCCGAAGCCAGACGGATCCTGGCCGTGTCGATAAGCAAGTTGTACGCGTCCAGGACCCAGAGAGGAGGACTAAGACTCCACCGGAGTCTTCTGCTCTCCATGGTCATGAGGTCTGCCCGGGACATCTATCACTCGTCCCGGGAGAGCGAGGGGACCAGCGGCGCGCCGCCAACACAGGAGGAGCCGATGGACGTCAGCTCCAACCCGGGGGAACAAACCGGGCTGCCCGAGCCTGCCCAGCCTGAGCCCCAGCCGGCGCTGAGTCCTGCCGAGCCGCCCCCAGAGGAGCCGGCCAGCGCGGAGGaggacagtgacagtgaaatgacagaggacaaagagaaCTTGAGCCCCTCCAGGCAGTCCAGGAAACGCCGGGGCAAGGCGTCGGCGGCGCCCGACTTCCTTCCCAGCAAGAGGGCGAGGCTGGAGCCCGGAGAGGAGCGGTATGCGGCCCCACTGGGCAGCTGTCGCGCCGGGGCCGGGGAGTCCCTGGCCGCTTTGTCTCTAAATCGGGTTATACCTGCTTGCTGa